In bacterium, the genomic stretch TTCCTTTTCTTTTTTTAATTCTTCAGCAGGAATTTCAGGATCTTCTTTAATAAATTCCAAATAGTCTGCAAGCCTTTCTGCATCTACTTTTCTTAGTTCAATAGTTGAACCGTTCGGATACAGTTTTTCACTGTGAAAAATATCTGTACCTTTGATTTTGTAAGTGGGCATTTTTTGCCTCCTATATTTTTATGTAACTCAAAATTTATTTAAAATATTTGCAATAATTTGTTTAGTTGGTATCGGAAATTAAATATCCTGCATCGGCTCCGACCATAAACGGTGTGTAAATATCCGTAGCCCTGATATACCTGACTTTGTTGCCTTCACGTTGGTACTCGTCAATGTTAAGAGAGTTTTTCTTTTTGATTAAATATGCAAAAGACGGGTCATACTCTGTTCTTGAACTTAATTGAGGAACATAAGCAAGGATGACATTATCTCCCCATACTTTTGTAAAATTTCCTGCTCCGTCAACAAAAACGCTTCTGCCGATTACTATATTCGGTATTTCAAATATTTCTTTGAGGAAATTAACAGTGACAATCTTGTTTTGACTGTCGCTTATTAATTTACGGAGTTTTTCATTTCTTTTTAATTCTTTCCAAGCTTCATGACCGATAACCATAGTGTTCGGATCTTGTGCAATTTTGCCGGCAATAGCATCTTTGGCTGTTTCTATTATTTCTACGGGGTCGCAATTAACCTTGTCAGAAAATTTAGATGTGCCGGAAAGTACGACTTTACTGCCTGTAGGATAATTATTAGGATTTTGCGCCAATTCAGCGCAAAGTTTTTCCT encodes the following:
- a CDS encoding major capsid protein, with amino-acid sequence EKLCAELAQNPNNYPTGSKVVLSGTSKFSDKVNCDPVEIIETAKDAIAGKIAQDPNTMVIGHEAWKELKRNEKLRKLISDSQNKIVTVNFLKEIFEIPNIVIGRSVFVDGAGNFTKVWGDNVILAYVPQLSSRTEYDPSFAYLIKKKNSLNIDEYQREGNKVRYIRATDIYTPFMVGADAGYLISDTN